A portion of the Uloborus diversus isolate 005 unplaced genomic scaffold, Udiv.v.3.1 scaffold_14, whole genome shotgun sequence genome contains these proteins:
- the LOC129232852 gene encoding gastrula zinc finger protein XlCGF8.2DB-like — translation MGHLNKYLESHTEEKAFSCEVCSKEFSSRAHVKEHLRKHIDEKLFPCKVCCKEFSKLPNLKQHLKTHADKKRQSCEVCSKKFSTLAHLKEHLRTHSGEKPFSCGVCSKEFSKLSSLKEHFRTHTGEKPLSCKVCCKDFSHRANLRVHLRTHSGEKPFSCKVCSKEFPQLSHLKEHLRTHTGEKPFSCKVCSKKFSQRANLKRHLKIHSGEKSFSCTLCFKEFSHLANLKVHLRTHTGEKPFACEVCSKDFSQFAHLKEHLKTHTCEKPFSCEVCSKVYSHLASLKAHMRTHAGK, via the coding sequence ATGGGGCATCTAAACAAATACTTGGAATCCCATACTGAGGAAAAGGCATTTTCCTGCGAAGTATGTTCGAAGGAATTTTCTTCACGTGCACACGTGAAAGAACACTTGAGAAAACATATTGACGAGAAGCTATTTCCCTGCAAAGTGTGCTGTAAAGAATTTTCTAAACTACCAAACCTGAAACAGCACTTGAAAACTCACGCTGACAAAAAACGACAATCCTGTGAAGTGTGTTCTAAGAAATTTTCTACCCTTGCGCACCTTAAAGAACACTTAAGAACCCATTCGGGCGAAAAGCCATTTTCCTGTGGAGTGTGTTCTAAGGAATTTTCTAAACTATCAAGCCTGAAAGAACACTTTAGAAcacatactggcgaaaagccacTTTCCTGTAAAGTGTGCTGTAAGGATTTTTCTCACAGAGCAAACCTTAGAGTGCACTTGAGAACCCATTCAGGGGAGAAGCCATTTTCCTGTAAAGTGTGCTCGAAGGAATTTCCTCAACTTTCACACCTGAAAGAACATTTGAGAACCCACACTGGCGAAAAGCCATTTTCCTGTAAAGTGTGTTCGAAGAAATTCTCTCAACGTGCAAACCTGAAAAGACATTTGAAAATCCATTCTGGCGAAAAGTCGTTTTCCTGTACATTGTGTTTTAAGGAATTTTCTCACCTAGCGAACCTGAAAGTGCACTTAAGGACCCATACAGGAGAAAAGCCATTTGCTTGTGAAGTGTGTTCTAAGGACTTTTCTCAATTTGCACACTTGAAAGAACACTTGAAAACCCATACGTGCGAAAAGCCTTTTTCTTGTGAAGTGTGTTCTAAGGTTTATTCTCATTTAGCTAGTCTGAAAGCACACATGAGAACCCATGCTGGCAAGTAA